A genomic region of Sulfobacillus acidophilus DSM 10332 contains the following coding sequences:
- a CDS encoding Flp pilus assembly protein CpaB (PFAM: SAF domain~TIGRFAM: Flp pilus assembly protein CpaB~COGs: COG3745 Flp pilus assembly protein CpaB~InterPro IPR017592:IPR013974~KEGG: aco:Amico_1202 Flp pilus assembly protein CpaB~PFAM: SAF domain~SPTR: Flp pilus assembly protein CpaB;~TIGRFAM: Pilus assembly, Flp-type CpaB): protein MIQVERITTFLRINRWLFAGIVAIGLATWISVRYVHQVIRQDVAKTQIPTIAVLVATQPISAYTPITPNLVKTVMFPASAIPTGAFQNVQSLTGAWTMEAISPGMPLVQSAVFFPKSANIIAARIAPGDMAIDVPLNATSAVDGLIQPGDTVALFISTTKPNGDKVIADFLNHLKVLAVNGSLTPSATSTVGQGLNLIVALSPAQVEALVYAEQNATAMTAALESPHSRAIPPQPYDQSQFETLTP from the coding sequence ATGATTCAAGTCGAACGGATCACCACGTTCTTACGCATCAACCGGTGGTTATTTGCAGGTATTGTGGCCATCGGTCTGGCGACCTGGATATCCGTTCGTTATGTCCATCAAGTCATCCGTCAGGACGTGGCCAAAACACAAATTCCCACAATCGCTGTGTTAGTTGCAACCCAACCCATTTCGGCCTATACGCCGATCACCCCAAATCTCGTCAAAACGGTGATGTTTCCTGCCTCAGCGATTCCAACCGGGGCTTTTCAAAATGTCCAGTCATTAACGGGGGCTTGGACCATGGAAGCCATCTCGCCCGGTATGCCCCTGGTGCAATCCGCCGTTTTTTTTCCTAAATCGGCCAATATCATTGCGGCGCGCATTGCACCAGGGGATATGGCGATCGACGTTCCCTTAAACGCCACCAGTGCCGTGGATGGCCTTATTCAACCAGGTGATACGGTAGCATTGTTTATATCGACCACCAAACCGAATGGGGATAAGGTTATTGCTGATTTCTTAAATCACTTAAAAGTATTGGCGGTGAATGGCTCTTTAACCCCGTCAGCCACGTCGACGGTTGGTCAAGGATTAAATCTCATTGTGGCCTTGTCACCAGCTCAAGTTGAAGCATTGGTGTATGCGGAACAAAATGCCACTGCCATGACCGCCGCCCTTGAGTCGCCTCACAGTCGCGCCATACCGCCCCAACCCTATGATCAATCCCAATTTGAAACGCTCACACCGTAA
- a CDS encoding TadE family protein (PFAM: TadE-like protein~InterPro IPR012495~KEGG: tmr:Tmar_1212 TadE family protein~PFAM: TadE-like) — MIRHKWRQSRIGRSHLSNNSCVLWRRGQALIETALVLPLVLLILFSIISYGLYINAISTIQQAVRIGTRAASVGDSLGCPGDSATSQLASGNLPTVYGMVDDQINHDQPWLTTMMGSSPIPVISYAAIIGNQFNAQQNNILLTVAYPYRPVLPIPGLLPTQMEITETYQMMVETPQPPNGTTTTEPTGSPYDETTKWTNPPPPTTNVAYLVQPGGC, encoded by the coding sequence ATGATCCGACACAAGTGGCGACAATCCCGTATCGGCAGGTCGCACTTATCCAATAATTCTTGTGTTTTATGGCGACGAGGCCAAGCGTTAATTGAAACCGCCTTAGTTTTACCTTTAGTACTCCTTATATTGTTTAGTATTATCTCGTACGGCCTCTATATCAATGCCATTAGCACCATTCAACAAGCCGTACGTATTGGGACTCGTGCGGCCTCTGTGGGCGATTCGTTAGGATGCCCTGGCGATTCTGCGACAAGCCAGTTAGCTTCAGGAAATTTGCCTACAGTGTATGGCATGGTGGATGACCAAATCAACCATGACCAGCCATGGTTGACAACTATGATGGGCAGTTCGCCCATCCCGGTTATTTCCTACGCAGCCATTATTGGCAATCAATTTAACGCCCAGCAAAATAACATTCTTTTGACGGTAGCATATCCCTATCGTCCGGTGCTGCCCATTCCCGGCTTGTTGCCCACCCAAATGGAAATTACCGAGACGTATCAAATGATGGTAGAAACACCCCAACCCCCAAATGGTACGACGACCACCGAACCCACCGGTTCCCCTTATGATGAAACGACCAAGTGGACCAATCCTCCTCCCCCGACTACCAACGTCGCCTACCTTGTGCAACCGGGAGGCTGTTGA
- a CDS encoding Protein of unknown function DUF2134, membrane (PFAM: Predicted membrane protein (DUF2134)~InterPro IPR018705~KEGG: sme:SMa1579 hypothetical protein~PFAM: Protein of unknown function DUF2134, membrane~SPTR: Putative uncharacterized protein;~manually curated), protein MRNTRRIMKNLFQSLNCLMPKSGQVVPLTVLFLLVLLGLVGLGLTIGSVFFAQQKLQAAVDAAALAGAQEMTTMDINAPNDQANLIIQDDPQAVNPMIVTQSNPPYTVVASAEAKVPGSFAALFGYKTFTIRAKAVATYGPGPAFDYAVFQGDSNLTDPPLTIHGANIIQTAFGQTSAANVHSNNGLVLRGATIVQGACSASSNVVVDGVGGCSGGTSSFVSQIPMPLWSAQVLTNGATQVIGSPSNPTGLTFNGATQFSGNWVVYGNVNIDGAIVGPSSIVAIGGSITIHGAASFGTDINGLGVCLAALPPVSSPNVSENITIRGAHNIIGILYAPTGTISLSGADIVQGAVIGYQVDLGGAGIVQYDPTQVATIPYRQVALIQ, encoded by the coding sequence ATGCGCAACACAAGAAGAATTATGAAGAACCTGTTTCAAAGTTTGAACTGCTTGATGCCAAAGAGTGGGCAAGTTGTTCCGCTTACGGTGCTCTTTCTTTTGGTTCTCCTTGGCTTGGTCGGCCTTGGTTTAACGATCGGTAGCGTGTTCTTCGCCCAACAGAAGTTGCAGGCGGCAGTGGATGCTGCGGCGTTAGCAGGTGCTCAAGAAATGACGACGATGGATATCAATGCACCGAATGATCAAGCAAATCTCATCATTCAAGATGACCCTCAAGCCGTTAATCCCATGATAGTCACCCAATCTAATCCTCCCTACACGGTCGTCGCATCCGCCGAAGCTAAGGTTCCTGGCTCATTTGCCGCGTTGTTTGGATATAAAACGTTTACCATACGTGCTAAGGCAGTTGCTACATATGGACCTGGGCCTGCATTTGATTATGCGGTCTTTCAGGGTGATTCCAACCTTACCGACCCCCCATTGACGATTCATGGTGCCAATATCATTCAAACGGCTTTTGGGCAAACATCGGCCGCAAATGTCCACTCAAATAACGGCCTTGTACTTAGGGGGGCTACTATAGTCCAAGGAGCGTGCTCTGCTAGCAGTAATGTGGTGGTGGATGGAGTGGGTGGATGCAGTGGAGGCACGTCTAGTTTCGTCTCCCAAATTCCCATGCCTCTCTGGTCAGCCCAAGTATTAACAAACGGAGCTACACAGGTCATTGGGTCACCTTCAAATCCTACAGGTTTAACATTTAATGGGGCTACCCAATTTTCTGGAAACTGGGTGGTCTACGGCAACGTGAATATTGACGGCGCTATCGTTGGCCCCAGCTCCATCGTAGCAATTGGAGGAAGTATTACTATTCACGGTGCCGCCAGTTTTGGCACCGATATTAATGGTCTCGGCGTGTGTCTAGCTGCATTGCCTCCTGTGTCATCCCCAAACGTTTCGGAAAATATCACCATTCGTGGTGCCCATAACATAATTGGAATTCTATATGCTCCAACCGGAACAATATCTCTTAGCGGCGCAGATATTGTCCAAGGAGCCGTGATAGGATACCAGGTAGACTTAGGGGGAGCTGGAATTGTCCAATATGATCCGACACAAGTGGCGACAATCCCGTATCGGCAGGTCGCACTTATCCAATAA
- a CDS encoding Flp/Fap pilin component (PFAM: Flp/Fap pilin component~InterPro IPR007047~KEGG: chl:Chy400_1423 Flp/Fap pilin component~PFAM: Flp/Fap pilin component~SPTR: Flp/Fap pilin component), producing the protein MPRIWNWLTRRFMKQEGQALVEYALILALIAIVVIAVLHFLGGSVSNTIGNIANTVNGA; encoded by the coding sequence ATGCCCCGCATTTGGAATTGGCTTACCCGACGATTCATGAAACAGGAGGGACAGGCCTTAGTTGAGTATGCCTTAATTCTGGCCTTAATCGCCATTGTAGTCATCGCAGTATTGCACTTCTTGGGTGGCAGCGTGAGTAACACGATTGGTAACATCGCCAATACCGTTAATGGCGCCTAA